Proteins co-encoded in one Astyanax mexicanus isolate ESR-SI-001 chromosome 1, AstMex3_surface, whole genome shotgun sequence genomic window:
- the ugt2a5 gene encoding UDP glucuronosyltransferase 2 family, polypeptide A5 isoform X32 has protein sequence MVPSCVLPLVALLLCGSELSLGGNILVIPAEYSHWINMRTVVDELVSRNHSVTVLTHSASPSIKFSQKDTFKSIVFKVDIDEEEIRALWHDILTTWMNEDISGIRLVLMLWQMTSRFERYFNAVCDGMLNEELVASLRGSNFDAVLFDPVMVCGDLLADTLGLPSVLSFRLMFAYTGERMCGQLPVPPSYVPAGAAQGHLTDKMNFMERVENMLLYIAHTALLKVQVTLLVDKHYTKVAGKPTTMCETIGKADIWLIRTYWDFEYPRPLLPNFKFVGGLHCKPAKPLPKEMEEFVQSSGDDGIVVFSLGSMINNLTKERANAIASGLGQIPQKVLWRYSGQKPDTLAPNTKLYDWIPQNDLLGHPKTKAFVTHGGTNGLYEAIYHGVPMVGIPLFGDQPDNLFHMKTKGAAEIVEFLKMTSGDLKEALTAVITNPSYKESMMRLSRIHHDRPVKALDEAVYWIEFVMRNKGAKHLRVEAHNLTWYQYHCLDVIAFLLVIVALVIFIFVKTCKWLFRKCCRRSSAKSKKE, from the exons ATGGTACCCAGCTGTGTGCTACCCTTGGTAGCTTTGCTGCTATGTGGGTCTGAATTATCTTTGGGTGGGAACATCCTGGTGATTCCTGCTGAATACAGCCACTGGATCAACATGCGCACAGTTGTGGATGAGCTGGTCTCTCGGAACCACAGCGTGACCGTTCTTACCCACAGTGCCTCACcttcaatcaaattctcacagaagGACACCTTCAAATCCATAGTTTTTAAGGTTGACATAGACGAGGAAGAGATCAGAGCCCTCTGGCATGACATCTTAACTACATGGATGAATGAGGACATCTCTGGGATTCGGTTGGTGTTAATGTTGTGGCAAATGACATCTAGATTTGAGCGCTATTTTAATGCAGTATGTGACGGAATGCTTAATGAAGAGCTTGTCGCTTCACTTAGGGGGTCGAACTTTGATGCAGTTCTGTTTGATCCTGTGATGGTGTGCGGTGATCTTTTGGCGGAT ACCCTCGGCCTGCCCAGTGTGTTGTCTTTTCGACTTATGTTTGCATACACTGGGGAGAGGATGTGTGGTCAGCTGCCAGTTCCACCTTCATATGTTCCTGCTGGAGCTGCCCAAGGCCATCTCACTGATAAGATGAACTTCATGGAGCGTGTGGAGAACATGCTGCTGTACATTGCTCACACAGCACTTTTAAAAGTGCAGGTGACGTTACTTGTCGATAAGCATTATACCAAAGTAGCAG gcaaacccacaaccatgtgtGAGACTATAGGAAAAGCTGACATCTGGTTAATCAGAACTTACTGGGACTTTGAATATCCACGGCCTTTACTGCCAAACTTCAAATTTGTTGGTGGATTGCACTGCAAGCCGGCAAAGCCACTTCCAAAA GAGATGGAGGAGTTTGTTCAGAGCTCAGGGGATGATGGGATTGTGGTTTTCTCACTGGGTTCCATGATCAATAATCTCACTAAAGAGAGAGCCAACGCCATCGCTTCAGGCCTCGGACAGATCCCACAAAAG GTGTTGTGGAGATACTCAGGACAGAAACCTGATACTCTTGCTCCGAACACAAAACTCTATGACTGGATTCCTCAGAATGACCTACTAG GACATCCCAAGACCAAGGCTTTCGTCACCCATGGTGGGACTAATGGACTGTATGAGGCTATTTACCATGGTGTTCCAATGGTGGGTATACCACTGTTTGGAGATCAGCCGGATAACCTGTTCCACATGAAGACCAAGGGAGCAGCTGAAATTGTTGAATTCCTCAAAATGACGAGTGGAGACCTGAAGGAGGCTCTCACTGCAGTCATTACCAATCCATC GTACAAAGAGAGCATGATGAGACTTTCCCGCATCCACCATGATCGACCAGTGAAAGCCCTGGACGAGGCTGTCTACTGGATCGAGTTTGTGATGCGCAACAAGGGTGCGAAACACCTGAGAGTCGAGGCCCATAACCTCACTTGGTATCAGTACCACTGCCTGGACGTTATTGCCTTTTTACTCGTAATAGTCGCTCTGGTCATCTTTATCTTTGTGAAAACGTGCAAGTGGCTGTTCCGTAAATGTTGCAGAAGATCCTCCGCCAAGAGCAAGAAGGAGTGA
- the ugt2a5 gene encoding UDP glucuronosyltransferase 2 family, polypeptide A5 isoform X23, with translation MHSCVLPLVALLLLCGSGLTLGGNVLVIPGEYSHWINMRTIVDELVARNHNVTVITHSATPSIKFSKKENFRTIIFKVGMQDEEVRGLWYKMFHAWMNDSTGLEALSFFWGMLTTFDRYFQAICEGMLSKENVALLRESNFEAVLFDPVIPCGDLLAETLGLPSVLSFRLMFAYTGERMCGQLPVPPSYVPAGAAQGHLTDKMNFMERVENMLLYIAHTALLKVQVTLLVDKHYTKVAGKPTTMCETIGKADIWLIRTYWDFEYPRPLLPNFKFVGGLHCKPAKPLPKEMEEFVQSSGDDGIVVFSLGSMINNLTKERANAIASGLGQIPQKVLWRYSGQKPDTLAPNTKLYDWIPQNDLLGHPKTKAFVTHGGTNGLYEAIYHGVPMVGIPLFGDQPDNLFHMKTKGAAEIVEFLKMTSGDLKEALTAVITNPSYKESMMRLSRIHHDRPVKALDEAVYWIEFVMRNKGAKHLRVEAHNLTWYQYHCLDVIAFLLVIVALVIFIFVKTCKWLFRKCCRRSSAKSKKE, from the exons ATGCACAGCTGTGTGCTCCCCTTGGTAGCTTTGCTGCTGCTGTGTGGATCTGGATTAACCCTGGGTGGAAATGTTCTGGTGATTCCTGGAGAGTACAGCCACTGGATCAACATGAGGACAATAGTGGATGAACTGGTGGCCCGGAACCACAATGTGACTGTTATTACCCACAGTGCCACACCTTCTATCAAATTCTCAAAGAAGGAGAACTTCAGAACTATTATCTTTAAGGTCGGCATGCAGGATGAGGAGGTCAGAGGCCTCTGGTATAAAATGTTTCATGCTTGGATGAATGACTCGACTGGACTTGAGGCATTGTCCTTCTTTTGGGGCATGTTAACAACATTTGATCGCTATTTCCAGGCAATATGTGAGGGAATGCTTAGTAAAGAGAACGTAGCCTTACTTAGGGAGTCAAACTTTGAAGCAGTTCTGTTTGATCCTGTGATTCCATGCGGTGATCTGTTGGCGGAGACCCTCGGCCTGCCCAGTGTGTTGTCTTTTCGACTTATGTTTGCATACACTGGGGAGAGGATGTGTGGTCAGCTGCCAGTTCCACCTTCATATGTTCCTGCTGGAGCTGCCCAAGGCCATCTCACTGATAAGATGAACTTCATGGAGCGTGTGGAGAACATGCTGCTGTACATTGCTCACACAGCACTTTTAAAAGTGCAGGTGACGTTACTTGTCGATAAGCATTATACCAAAGTAGCAG gcaaacccacaaccatgtgtGAGACTATAGGAAAAGCTGACATCTGGTTAATCAGAACTTACTGGGACTTTGAATATCCACGGCCTTTACTGCCAAACTTCAAATTTGTTGGTGGATTGCACTGCAAGCCGGCAAAGCCACTTCCAAAA GAGATGGAGGAGTTTGTTCAGAGCTCAGGGGATGATGGGATTGTGGTTTTCTCACTGGGTTCCATGATCAATAATCTCACTAAAGAGAGAGCCAACGCCATCGCTTCAGGCCTCGGACAGATCCCACAAAAG GTGTTGTGGAGATACTCAGGACAGAAACCTGATACTCTTGCTCCGAACACAAAACTCTATGACTGGATTCCTCAGAATGACCTACTAG GACATCCCAAGACCAAGGCTTTCGTCACCCATGGTGGGACTAATGGACTGTATGAGGCTATTTACCATGGTGTTCCAATGGTGGGTATACCACTGTTTGGAGATCAGCCGGATAACCTGTTCCACATGAAGACCAAGGGAGCAGCTGAAATTGTTGAATTCCTCAAAATGACGAGTGGAGACCTGAAGGAGGCTCTCACTGCAGTCATTACCAATCCATC GTACAAAGAGAGCATGATGAGACTTTCCCGCATCCACCATGATCGACCAGTGAAAGCCCTGGACGAGGCTGTCTACTGGATCGAGTTTGTGATGCGCAACAAGGGTGCGAAACACCTGAGAGTCGAGGCCCATAACCTCACTTGGTATCAGTACCACTGCCTGGACGTTATTGCCTTTTTACTCGTAATAGTCGCTCTGGTCATCTTTATCTTTGTGAAAACGTGCAAGTGGCTGTTCCGTAAATGTTGCAGAAGATCCTCCGCCAAGAGCAAGAAGGAGTGA